Proteins found in one Salvia splendens isolate huo1 chromosome 10, SspV2, whole genome shotgun sequence genomic segment:
- the LOC121750775 gene encoding uncharacterized protein LOC121750775 encodes MGGLSIDTSGDCSHPHTHKVFLLSNYILLGGASSCIFLTLSLRLFPSLIGFLFILLHIVTIGGAVSGCAAASRASSGSSAGKFYGAHMVATVLTAIFQGSASVLIFTRPSDFLSHLKSYVREEDGVVILKLAGGLCVLIFCLEWVVLTLAFFLNYYAYVERKGGNGGYAARSGKVQDDEDLKSYPWPFQV; translated from the coding sequence ATGGGCGGTTTATCAATCGACACTTCCGGCGACTGCTCCCACCCGCACACACACAAGGTCTTCCTCCTCAGCAACTACATCCTCCTCGGCGGTGCCTCCAGTTGCATCTTCCTCACCCTCTCCCTCCGCCTCTTTCCCTCCTTGATCGGCTTCCTCTTCATCCTCCTCCACATCGTCACCATCGGCGGCGCTGTCTCCGGCTGCGCCGCCGCCTCCCGCGCCTCCTCCGGCTCCTCTGCCGGTAAATTCTACGGCGCGCACATGGTCGCGACAGTCCTCACCGCGATCTTCCAGGGATCCGCCTCCGTCCTCATCTTCACCCGCCCCTCCGATTTCCTAAGCCACCTGAAATCCTACGTCAGGGAGGAGGACGGCGTGGTGATACTGAAGCTCGCCGGCGGATTGTGCGTGCTGATTTTCTGCTTGGAGTGGGTGGTGCTGACGCTCGCGTTTTTCCTCAATTACTACGCTTATGTGGAGAGGAAGGGAGGAAATGGAGGTTACGCGGCGAGGAGCGGGAAGGTGCAGGATGATGAGGATTTGAAGAGCTATCCATGGCCGTTTCAGGTCTAA
- the LOC121751748 gene encoding stearoyl-[acyl-carrier-protein] 9-desaturase, chloroplastic-like has translation MTHQTSITWVEVDAGKAKKPFSPPREVRVQVTHPLPPEKREIFNSLQDWAEENILVLLKPVEKCWQPNDFLPDPSSEGFEEEVRELRKQTKDLPDDYFVVLVGDMITEESLPTYQTMLNTLDGVRDETGASLTPWAIWTRAWTAEENRHGDLLNKYLYLSGRVDMRQIEKTIQYLIGSGMDPGTDKNPYLGFIYTSFQERATFVSHGNTARLAKEHGDLKLAQICGIIAADEKRHETAYTKITEKLFEVDPDGTVLALADMMRKKISMPAHLMYDGADDNLFEHFSSVAQRLGVYTAKDYADILEFLVARWELEKMTGLSGEGRKAQDYVCGLPPRIRKLEERAQARTKKSVPVPFSWIHGREVIL, from the exons ATGACACATcagacttccatcacgtgggtag AAGT AGATGCTGGAAAAGCTAAAAAGCCTTTTAGTCCCCCTCGTGAGGTTCGTGTCCAAGTCACCCACCCATTGCCACCGGAGAAGCGTGAGATCTTCAATTCGTTGCAAGATTGGGCTGAAGAGAACATCCTGGTACTCCTGAAGCCTGTTGAGAAGTGTTGGCAGCCAAATGATTTTCTTCCCGATCCATCTTCGGAGGGCTTTGAAGAAGAGGTCAGAGAACTTAGGAAGCAAACCAAGGATCTCCCTGATGACTATTTTGTCGTGTTGGTCGGTGATATGATCACAGAGGAATCTCTTCCAACGTATCAAACTATGCTCAACACTCTTGATGGAGTGCGAGATGAGACTGGTGCCAGCCTCACTCCTTGGGCTATCTGGACGAGGGCGTGGACTGCTGAAGAGAATAGGCATGGAGACCTTCTTAACAAATATCTTTATCTTTCTGGACGTGTTGACATGAGGCAAATTGAGAAAACCATACAGTACCTGATCGGCTCAGGCATG GATCCAGGCACAGACAAAAACCCCTACCTCGGATTCATCTACACTTCGTTCCAGGAGAGGGCAACCTTCGTTTCTCACGGAAACACAGCTCGGCTTGCCAAGGAACATGGCGACCTGAAGCTGGCTCAGATCTGTGGCATCATAGCCGCGGACGAGAAGCGGCACGAGACGGCCTACACCAAAATCACCGAGAAGCTGTTTGAGGTCGATCCAGACGGCACAGTGCTTGCACTCGCTGAcatgatgaggaagaagatcTCGATGCCTGCTCACTTGATGTACGACGGCGCAGACGACAACCTCTTCGAGCACTTCTCCTCCGTAGCACAGCGGCTCGGAGTCTACACCGCCAAGGACTACGCTGACATCTTGGAGTTCCTCGTCGCGAGGTGGGAGTTGGAGAAGATGACGGGGCTCTCTGGCGAGGGACGTAAGGCTCAAGATTACGTGTGCGGTTTGCCACCTCGGATTCGGAAGCTTGAAGAGAGGGCGCAAGCACGGACGAAGAAGTCGGTCCCGGTGCCTTTCAGCTGGATTCACGGCCGAGAAGTGATACTTTAA
- the LOC121753081 gene encoding chromatin assembly factor 1 subunit FAS1-like, giving the protein MAGVEPMKIDPAADEMKRKSDGSDQKKRPQKRKRLMPCLYAVSPGEKQAKLDALNGEINSLVRFGKDLACRSREVLLENVEKVGFSSASLNSVIACLMEESDLPLSILADEIFEKVKGRIGNGDTVTRASVKSIVLMIGQRLCYGVASADADLLEDEAEHALWFWETRDLKLIPNSERASVKVRRTCRKKIQERIAAVTAMINALEKPEDHPNRPQDLAKASEKIGKVLNETDIQMLMQNLSQKNAAEMAEKEVKKDEKMLIKQMEKDKQEMEKAKKKRERELQKEILQNEKEQKRLREEAEKEERRREKEENDMQKQLRRQQEEAEKDKKRKAKEEAELKKQLAVQKQASMMEQFLKRKKSTSSQNDSSSNKATTSTPSPNLVERESETVTENMDSVLVGNAEIEAKAIWKSHLNSWRRIGNSIRSKKVHWGMRQKPKTELVKELKLTTNTEIPSDELQVEEKSVDGSTDLNIHGSQSQITIDRPLSQCQKRKRSKQLLQFDKSHRPAFYGVWPNKSQSIGGRRPLAKDPDIDYEIDSDEEWEEEEPGESLSDCEKDEEDESMDEQQKVDDEDESEDGFFVPDGYLSESEGVQADEMECDELVEEVRDHPDIKEQVQSEEFCSMLRQQKCLNNMTEHALKKNQPLIILNLMHEKTTLSPAEELSGSEKLEKMCLQALSIHPLFDSPATETSINNNEVDEDLEALPNKSTPTPSTAASAGIPDSDLPQIISIINSCPHGIAKLSDALHNMFPAFSKSLLRKKVREISEFSENRWQVKKEILNKFGISISPERKSLKAKSIASFFSKRCLPPSKNTTMM; this is encoded by the exons ATGGCCGGAGTTGAGCCGATGAAAATCGACCCTGCGGCGGATGAAATGAAGCGGAAATCAGACGGTTCGGACCAGAAGAAGAGGCCACAGAAGAGGAAAAGGTTAATGCCATGTTTATATGCTGTAAGCCCGGGAGAGAAACAGGCGAAACTCGACGCATTGAACGGTGAAATCAATAGCCTTGTTAGATTTGGTAAAGATTTAGCGTGTAGAAGCAGAGAGGTATTGCTCGAAAATGTGGAGAAAGTAGGGTTTTCTTCTGCTTCTCTGAATAGTGTGATTGCGTGTTTAATGGAGGAGAGCGATCTTCCATTGTCGATACTCGCGGATGAAATATTTGAGAAAGTTAAGGGTAGGATTGGAAATGGCGACACTGTTACTAGAGCTAGTGTGAAGAGTATTGTGCTTATGATTGGGCAGAGATTGTGTTACGGTGTGGCTAGTGCAGATGCAGATCTTTTAGAGGATGAGGCGGAGCATGCTCTTTGGTTTTGGGAG ACTAGAGACTTGAAACTGATCCCAAATTCAGAGCGTGCATCAGTGAAAGTTCGCCGTACTTGCCGGAAAAAGATTCAGGAGAGAATTGCAGCTGTTACAG CAATGATTAATGCCCTTGAAAAGCCAGAGGACCATCCAAATCGCCCGCAGGATTTGGCAAAAGCTTCGGAAAAGATTGGTAAAGTTCTAAATGAGACAGATATTCAGATGTTAATGCAGAACTTGTCACAGAAAAATGCTGCTGAAAT GGCTGAGAAAGAAGTCAAGAAAGATGAAAAAATGTTAATCAAGCAAATGGAGAAGGACAAACAAGAAATGGAAAAGgcaaagaagaagagagagagggaactTCAGAAGGAAATATTGCAGAAT GAAAAAGAACAGAAGCGCTTGCGAGAAGAGGCGGAGAAGGAGGAAAGACGCCgtgagaaagaagaaaatgacatGCAGAAACAACTGCGGAGGCAGCAAGAGGAGGCAGAGAAAGATAAAAAACGCAAGGCCAAAGAAGAAGCTGAACTGAAAAAGCAACTTGCCGTTCAGAAACAAGCATCAATGATGGAGCAGTttcttaaaagaaagaaatCTACTTCTTCTCAAAATGACAGTTCTTCAAACAAAGCCACCACATCTACCCCATCTCCAAACTTGGttgaacgagaatctgaaacAGTTACAGAAAACATGGACTCTGTTTTGGTTGGAAATGCTGAAATTGAGGCCAAAGCTATCTGGAA GTCACACTTGAATTCGTGGCGTCGCATCGGAAACTCTATTCGTTCAAAGAAAGTTCACTGGGGCATGCGTCAGAAGCCTAAGACTGAACTGGTCAAGGAACTTAAGCTTACGACTAACACTGAAATACCTAGTGATGAGCTCCAAGTTGAAGAGAAGAGTGTGGATGGATCAACTGACCTCAATATTCATGGAAGCCAGTCTCAAATTACCATAGACAGGCCTCTTTCTCAATGCCAAAAGAGAAAACGCAGTAAGCAGCTTTTGCAATTTGATAAGAGCCACAGACCTGCATTTTATGGTGTTTGGCCCAATAAAAG TCAATCTATTGGAGGGCGCCGCCCTTTGGCAAAGGATCCAGATATAGACTATGAGATTGACAGCGATGAGGAGTGGGAAGAG GAAGAACCTGGTGAAAGCCTATCGGACTGTGAGAAGGATGAGGAGGATGAAAGCATGGATGAGCAGCAAAAggttgatgatgaagatgaaagTGAAGATGGATTTTTTGTTCCTGATGGTTATCTCTCTGAAAGTGAG GGAGTACAGGCTGATGAGATGGAATGTGATGAACTAGTCGAGGAAGTGAGAGATCATCCTGACATCAAAGAGCAAGTACAGAGTGAAGAATTTTGCTCCATGCTCCGACAGCAGAAGTGTTTGAATAATATGACAGAGCACGCGCTTAAAAAGAATCAGCCCTTGATCATATTAAATCTTATGCATGAAAAGACCACATTGTCACCGGCTGAAGAGCTATCTGGTTCAGAGAAACTCGAAAAAATGTGCTTACAAGCTCTTTCTATCCATCCTTTGTTTGATTCCCCAGCAACAGAAACATCAATTAATAACAATGAGGTAGATGAGGATTTAGAAGCTTTACCAAACAAATCAACTCCAACACCTTCAACTGCTGCTTCTGCTGGTATACCTGATTCAGACTTGCCTCAGATT ATTTCCATAATTAATTCATGTCCACATGGAATTGCAAAACTATCTGATGCTCTACATAATATGTTCCCGGCTTTCTCAAAGTCTCTATTGAGGAAAAAAGTCCGCGAAATATCAGAGTTCTCAGAAAATCGTTGGCAG GTCAAGAAAGAAATCTTGAACAAGTTTGGCATATCTATATCACCAG AAAGGAAGTCTCTCAAGGCAAAGAGTATAGCCTCATTCTTCTCAAAAAGATGCTTGCCTCCGTCTAAGAACACCACTATGATGTGA